From a region of the bacterium genome:
- a CDS encoding diacylglycerol kinase family lipid kinase, whose translation MTVFVVNPRAAHGRTASRWARLEASLLRLGLSGEVRFTEGPGHARHLTAQALSEGARRVVAVGGDGTIHEVMNGFFDDRQPRSPEATLGILPTGTGGDLIRTLGIPRDPLKAAEHLLSGRQSLFDVGRAEFVGADGHRTVRHFVNIAEAGLGGAAVDRINRGSKVLGGFLTFLAGTLHAFATYQPGVMSIAFDDEAPLEGRAWNVVVGNGRYFGGGMHILPEARMDDGLFDVMVVGDVSRAALFRNVAAIYRGTHLSEPGVAFRRAREVRVRCARPLLLDLDGEAPGTTDAHFSIMPQVLRLSV comes from the coding sequence ATGACGGTCTTCGTGGTGAACCCCCGCGCGGCACATGGCCGGACGGCGTCCCGCTGGGCCCGCCTGGAGGCCAGTCTGCTGCGGCTCGGGCTGTCGGGCGAGGTCCGCTTCACCGAAGGCCCCGGTCATGCCCGGCATCTCACCGCCCAGGCCCTCTCGGAAGGCGCGCGGCGAGTGGTGGCGGTCGGGGGCGACGGCACCATCCACGAGGTGATGAACGGCTTCTTCGACGACCGGCAGCCTCGCTCCCCCGAGGCGACGCTCGGGATCCTGCCGACTGGCACCGGGGGCGACCTGATCCGGACCCTCGGCATCCCCCGCGACCCCCTCAAGGCGGCCGAGCATCTACTCTCGGGCCGGCAAAGCCTCTTCGACGTGGGGCGGGCCGAGTTCGTGGGCGCCGATGGGCATCGAACCGTGCGCCACTTCGTCAACATCGCCGAGGCGGGCCTCGGCGGCGCGGCGGTCGATCGGATCAACCGCGGCTCCAAGGTCCTGGGGGGCTTCCTGACATTCCTCGCCGGGACCCTCCACGCCTTCGCCACCTACCAGCCTGGCGTCATGTCGATCGCCTTCGACGACGAGGCGCCCCTCGAGGGGCGGGCATGGAACGTGGTGGTCGGCAACGGGCGGTACTTCGGCGGAGGCATGCACATCTTGCCCGAGGCGCGCATGGACGACGGGCTCTTCGACGTCATGGTGGTGGGGGACGTGTCCCGCGCAGCCCTCTTCCGGAACGTCGCCGCCATCTATCGCGGCACCCATCTCTCGGAGCCCGGGGTGGCGTTCCGCCGGGCCCGTGAGGTCCGGGTGCGATGCGCGCGGCCCCTCTTGCTGGATCTCGACGGCGAGGCCCCCGGGACCACCGATGCGCATTTCAGCATCATGCCCCAAGTCCTGAGACTAAGCGTTTAA
- a CDS encoding DUF1054 domain-containing protein, with protein sequence MKALLVPHPSRLEGFSATDFDVFSLPDFTARMEALKARVRPKLEAFGAALAPELSAMLGEPVYPHVAKHARRTVNPPNDTWVAWSTNPRGYKAHPHFQLGLWGTHVFAQFALIYESPLKGPFAEGALSDLAWVRSVVPDTMRWSHDHMRPFGDRHGAMDEAALTAYFERVRRVAKAEALCGIDLMREEVEAIDGAALAELAMATFRSTFELYRLANSRKQAYQEA encoded by the coding sequence ATGAAAGCCCTGCTCGTTCCCCATCCCTCGCGCCTCGAAGGCTTCTCGGCTACAGACTTCGACGTCTTTAGCCTCCCGGACTTCACGGCGCGGATGGAGGCGCTCAAGGCCCGCGTCCGGCCCAAGCTCGAGGCGTTCGGGGCCGCCCTCGCCCCCGAGCTCTCGGCCATGCTCGGCGAGCCGGTCTATCCCCATGTCGCCAAGCATGCACGTCGCACGGTCAACCCGCCCAACGACACCTGGGTGGCCTGGTCCACCAATCCCCGGGGCTACAAGGCCCACCCCCACTTCCAGCTCGGCCTCTGGGGCACCCACGTCTTCGCCCAGTTCGCCCTGATCTACGAGAGCCCCCTCAAGGGGCCCTTCGCCGAAGGGGCCCTTTCCGATCTCGCGTGGGTCCGCTCCGTGGTGCCCGACACCATGCGCTGGTCCCACGACCACATGCGCCCCTTCGGCGATCGCCACGGGGCCATGGACGAAGCGGCCCTCACGGCCTACTTCGAGCGGGTCCGGCGGGTCGCCAAGGCCGAGGCCCTGTGCGGCATCGACCTGATGCGAGAGGAGGTCGAGGCCATCGACGGCGCTGCGCTCGCAGAGCTTGCCATGGCGACGTTCCGGTCCACCTTCGAGCTGTATCGCCTGGCAAATTCTCGAAAGCAAGCCTATCAGGAAGCTTAA
- a CDS encoding helix-turn-helix transcriptional regulator has translation MAADRHTTSPSVETILRRLDELGLRKVEFARRLGVSPEYIYRILNGKVAFPGIRETLEKMAEILDIDPTRFPEYVRFQEGLSPSAQKVWDRMRELRLTREDLYRKIEGRISRPYFYGILRGDHPFPTNRAFIQLFSTALGMQPSDFPEYSVAREHRWRTEEMRDLELRFLNLLFDKMLSDRGYSDNPIQFNLINPSMMDLFPKDEDYAAELKTIFKRMGHWGLGIPELAKLSAVPERKLRLLFFGQITPSSVPAEMERIFSALQLDTVKA, from the coding sequence ATGGCAGCTGATCGACACACCACGTCCCCCTCGGTGGAGACGATTCTTCGACGCCTGGACGAGCTGGGCCTGCGCAAGGTAGAGTTCGCCCGCCGACTGGGAGTCAGCCCGGAGTACATCTATCGCATCCTCAACGGCAAGGTCGCGTTCCCCGGCATCCGCGAGACCCTCGAGAAGATGGCCGAGATCCTCGACATCGACCCGACCCGCTTCCCCGAGTACGTGCGCTTCCAAGAAGGCCTCTCGCCCTCGGCCCAGAAGGTCTGGGACCGCATGCGCGAGCTGCGCCTGACCCGCGAGGACCTGTACCGCAAGATCGAGGGCCGCATCAGCCGCCCCTACTTCTACGGGATCCTGCGCGGCGACCATCCCTTCCCCACCAACCGCGCCTTCATCCAGCTCTTCTCCACGGCGCTCGGCATGCAGCCCTCGGACTTCCCCGAGTACTCGGTGGCGCGCGAGCACCGCTGGCGCACCGAGGAGATGCGCGATTTGGAGCTGCGCTTCCTCAACCTGCTCTTCGACAAGATGCTCTCGGATCGGGGCTACAGCGACAACCCCATCCAGTTCAACCTGATCAACCCGTCCATGATGGACCTCTTCCCCAAGGACGAGGACTACGCCGCCGAGCTCAAGACCATCTTCAAGCGGATGGGCCACTGGGGCCTCGGCATCCCCGAGCTCGCCAAGCTCTCGGCGGTGCCCGAGCGCAAGCTGCGCCTGCTCTTCTTCGGCCAGATCACCCCGTCGTCGGTGCCCGCCGAGATGGAGCGGATCTTCTCGGCCCTGCAGCTCGACACCGTCAAGGCCTAA
- a CDS encoding tetratricopeptide repeat protein, with product MAPKHRTPFMPGKGPLGTPSADAAPEELARLGADHLERGQLNDAAFALRLALKRDPRHAESHYLLGEVFAEKENVPGAIKEYREAIENDPDYADAYFALAWALEKQGQLPEAITAQRKGLSLDPENVQNHVELGTMLFFAGNLDGAATAFKQALLLDPSNPVAHQGIGAILFEKGSFEQACEAFRKAIEAKPDWSLPHHDLAMALSCLNKTASAQLQTRIAQQVEEREKLKEQADLIVFEANREHLKGDDRLAEAKVREALAVLPDHAPSYRMLGMIVAGREDLEGAVPLFERALSIDHQDIDAVSHLAWALEQLGRLDEAEEAILSLLRRVPGDSWGHNHLGWIRFQQGRIDEAIVEYRKALSTNPRNLNALYNLGSALIELRDFAGAVPPLRAALKADPADTEARLHLAWAYEQQGEWEVAIRELKQLLELDADDVDARFELAWSLEQVGDQEGALKLYAEVLRMDPEHSFAHNNLGSLFERRGDRRAAEKEYRLAISTDPANTNAHHNLANLLASKGDRKAALKQLTEALEASPDEHELRFSVAHLLAEMGRLKEAVEEYRLFLSHFPDDPIARHDLAATLHEMGRLDEAVEAYRQALELDPDFVEGYEHLGALLEEMGDRHGAHEAYRTAQRLARIQGDRP from the coding sequence ATGGCACCCAAGCATCGCACCCCCTTCATGCCCGGCAAGGGCCCCCTCGGCACCCCTTCGGCGGACGCGGCCCCCGAAGAGCTCGCCCGCCTCGGCGCCGACCACCTGGAGCGGGGGCAGCTCAACGACGCGGCCTTCGCCCTGCGCCTCGCCCTCAAGCGCGACCCGCGCCACGCCGAGTCCCACTACCTCTTGGGCGAGGTCTTCGCCGAGAAGGAGAACGTGCCCGGCGCCATCAAGGAGTACCGCGAGGCGATCGAGAACGATCCCGACTACGCGGACGCCTACTTCGCGCTCGCCTGGGCCCTGGAGAAGCAGGGCCAGCTCCCCGAGGCCATCACCGCCCAGCGCAAGGGCCTGTCGCTCGATCCCGAGAACGTCCAGAACCACGTGGAGCTGGGCACCATGCTCTTCTTCGCGGGCAACCTGGACGGGGCCGCGACCGCTTTCAAGCAGGCCCTCTTGCTCGATCCCTCGAACCCCGTCGCGCACCAGGGGATCGGCGCCATCCTGTTCGAGAAGGGCAGCTTCGAGCAGGCTTGCGAGGCCTTCCGGAAGGCCATCGAGGCGAAGCCCGACTGGTCCTTGCCCCACCACGACCTGGCCATGGCCCTCTCGTGCCTCAACAAGACCGCGAGCGCCCAGCTCCAGACCCGCATCGCCCAGCAGGTGGAGGAGCGCGAGAAGCTCAAGGAGCAAGCGGATCTGATCGTCTTCGAGGCCAACCGAGAGCACCTCAAGGGTGACGATCGCCTGGCCGAGGCCAAGGTGCGCGAGGCCCTCGCCGTCCTGCCGGACCACGCCCCCAGCTACCGCATGCTCGGCATGATCGTGGCGGGCCGCGAGGACCTGGAAGGGGCCGTGCCGCTCTTCGAACGGGCCCTTTCGATCGACCACCAGGACATCGACGCGGTCAGTCATCTGGCCTGGGCCCTCGAGCAGCTCGGGCGTCTCGACGAGGCCGAGGAGGCCATCCTGAGCCTGCTGAGGCGGGTGCCCGGCGACTCGTGGGGCCACAACCACCTGGGCTGGATCCGCTTCCAGCAGGGGCGGATCGACGAGGCGATCGTCGAGTACCGCAAGGCCCTCTCGACCAACCCTCGCAACCTCAACGCCCTCTACAACCTGGGCTCGGCGCTGATCGAGCTGCGCGACTTCGCCGGGGCCGTGCCCCCCTTGCGCGCCGCCCTCAAGGCCGATCCGGCCGACACCGAGGCGCGCCTGCACCTGGCCTGGGCCTACGAGCAGCAGGGCGAGTGGGAGGTGGCCATCCGCGAGCTGAAGCAGCTCCTGGAGCTGGATGCGGACGACGTGGACGCGCGCTTCGAGCTGGCATGGTCCCTGGAGCAGGTTGGCGACCAGGAAGGAGCCCTCAAGCTCTACGCCGAGGTCCTGCGCATGGACCCCGAGCACAGCTTCGCCCACAACAACTTGGGCTCGCTCTTCGAGCGCCGGGGCGATCGCCGCGCGGCCGAGAAAGAGTACCGCCTGGCCATCTCAACGGATCCCGCCAACACCAACGCTCACCACAACCTCGCCAACCTCCTGGCGTCCAAGGGCGATCGCAAGGCCGCCCTCAAGCAGCTCACGGAGGCCCTCGAGGCCAGCCCCGACGAGCACGAGCTGCGCTTCAGCGTCGCCCACCTCTTGGCCGAGATGGGGCGCCTCAAGGAGGCCGTTGAAGAGTACCGGCTGTTTCTCTCGCACTTCCCGGACGACCCCATCGCCCGGCACGACCTTGCCGCCACCCTCCACGAGATGGGCCGCCTCGACGAGGCCGTCGAGGCCTATCGGCAGGCCCTGGAGCTGGACCCCGACTTCGTCGAGGGCTACGAGCACCTGGGGGCTTTGCTCGAAGAGATGGGCGATCGCCACGGCGCGCACGAGGCCTACCGCACGGCCCAGCGCCTCGCCCGGATCCAGGGGGATCGCCCCTAA
- a CDS encoding CoA-binding protein: MSDAIDTMVNERQWAVIGASNAHHKFGRRIFDHLKALGYQVYAVNPNEPNGLDDGSPTYPSVKDLPIVPSVVDVVVPPRFARQVIDDCLEVGVKHVWFQPGAEEMEAIRYAEGRGMTVLWGGPCALIEAKRW, encoded by the coding sequence ATGTCGGATGCGATCGACACCATGGTGAACGAGCGGCAGTGGGCGGTGATCGGCGCCTCCAACGCCCACCACAAGTTCGGGCGGCGCATCTTCGACCACCTCAAGGCCCTGGGCTACCAGGTCTACGCCGTGAACCCCAACGAGCCGAACGGGCTCGACGACGGCAGCCCCACCTACCCGAGCGTCAAGGACCTGCCGATCGTACCTTCGGTGGTGGACGTGGTGGTCCCGCCGCGCTTCGCGCGCCAGGTGATCGACGACTGCCTGGAAGTGGGCGTCAAGCACGTCTGGTTCCAGCCCGGCGCCGAAGAGATGGAGGCCATCCGCTACGCCGAGGGCCGGGGGATGACGGTTCTCTGGGGTGGCCCTTGCGCCCTGATCGAAGCCAAGCGCTGGTAG
- a CDS encoding acetyl-CoA C-acetyltransferase, with translation MRKVVIASAVRTPIGSFGGAFKEVSAVDLGAHVIKEALKAAGVAPEAVDEVIMGNVLQAGLGQGPARQSALKAGLSVEVPATTINKLCGSGLKAISLGVQAILLGDADVVVAGGMENMSQAPYVMPGARWGARMGTTPMLDTMISDGLQCAVNDYHMGITAENIAEKYSISREEQDQFAAGSQLKAEAAMKADRFADEIAPVVIPQRKGDPKVVAQDEYPKHGTTAEGLAKLRPAFKKDGTVTAGNASGINDGAAAVVLMSEEKAKELGVTPLATVVAYASGGVDPSIMGMGPVPTVQKMLKKSGLKMADMDLIELNEAFAAQSLGVARELGPDLTKTNVNGGAIALGHPIGASGARIVVTLLHELKRRGGKYGLASLCIGGGMGTGLIVER, from the coding sequence ATGCGTAAAGTCGTCATCGCCAGCGCCGTCCGCACCCCGATCGGGTCGTTCGGCGGGGCGTTCAAGGAAGTCAGCGCCGTGGACCTGGGCGCCCACGTGATCAAGGAGGCCCTCAAGGCCGCCGGCGTCGCCCCCGAGGCGGTCGACGAGGTCATCATGGGCAACGTGCTCCAGGCCGGTCTCGGCCAGGGCCCCGCCCGCCAGTCGGCCCTCAAGGCCGGCCTGAGCGTCGAGGTCCCCGCCACCACCATCAACAAGCTGTGCGGCTCGGGCCTCAAGGCGATCAGCCTCGGCGTCCAGGCGATCCTGCTCGGCGACGCCGACGTGGTGGTCGCGGGCGGCATGGAGAACATGAGCCAGGCCCCCTACGTGATGCCCGGCGCCCGCTGGGGTGCGCGCATGGGCACCACCCCCATGCTCGACACCATGATCTCGGACGGCCTCCAGTGCGCGGTCAACGACTACCACATGGGCATCACCGCCGAGAACATCGCCGAGAAGTACAGCATCTCGCGCGAGGAGCAGGACCAGTTCGCGGCCGGCTCGCAGCTGAAGGCCGAGGCGGCCATGAAGGCCGATCGCTTCGCCGACGAGATCGCCCCGGTCGTCATCCCGCAGCGCAAGGGTGACCCCAAGGTCGTCGCGCAGGACGAGTACCCCAAGCACGGCACCACCGCCGAGGGCCTCGCCAAGCTGCGTCCCGCCTTCAAGAAGGACGGCACCGTGACGGCCGGTAACGCCTCGGGCATCAACGACGGCGCGGCCGCCGTGGTCCTGATGAGCGAGGAGAAGGCCAAGGAGCTGGGCGTGACCCCGCTCGCCACGGTCGTCGCCTACGCCTCGGGCGGCGTCGATCCCTCGATCATGGGCATGGGCCCCGTGCCCACCGTCCAGAAGATGCTCAAGAAGTCGGGCCTCAAGATGGCCGACATGGACCTGATCGAGCTCAACGAGGCCTTCGCGGCCCAGAGCCTCGGCGTGGCCCGCGAACTCGGCCCTGACCTGACCAAGACCAACGTCAACGGCGGCGCGATCGCCCTCGGCCACCCCATCGGCGCCTCGGGCGCCCGCATCGTCGTCACCCTGCTGCACGAGCTCAAGCGTCGCGGCGGCAAGTACGGCCTCGCGAGCCTCTGCATCGGCGGCGGCATGGGCACCGGCCTCATCGTCGAGCGCTAG
- a CDS encoding peptidylprolyl isomerase, with product MVVPWLMLVLVGVVATGPLYVPRGPVPAPLPAVVDPNVVLPPALEKAAGHPLAIGPRLRIKTSQGDITVVLFPAEAPTYTRHFLKEVEFGTFSAEGFWRISPSYVQLGGPDTDVDNGSGTYQYALMPTTFDHNRLPQVAGALVMDRQFTPDAEPAFVRHRYGIVKADGAGFPGTVIGQVIEGLDVARRLGPRDAIHGITLS from the coding sequence ATGGTGGTTCCGTGGCTGATGCTCGTCCTGGTGGGGGTGGTCGCGACAGGCCCGCTCTACGTCCCGCGGGGGCCGGTCCCCGCGCCCTTGCCGGCAGTGGTCGATCCTAATGTCGTCTTGCCCCCCGCCCTCGAGAAGGCGGCAGGCCATCCCCTGGCGATCGGCCCGCGCCTGCGGATCAAGACCAGCCAGGGGGATATCACGGTGGTGCTGTTTCCCGCCGAGGCGCCGACTTACACCCGGCACTTTCTCAAAGAGGTGGAGTTCGGCACCTTCAGCGCCGAGGGCTTCTGGCGGATTTCGCCGAGCTACGTGCAATTGGGTGGCCCCGACACCGACGTGGACAACGGCTCGGGCACTTACCAGTACGCTTTGATGCCCACCACCTTCGACCACAACCGCCTGCCCCAGGTGGCCGGGGCCCTGGTGATGGATCGGCAGTTCACCCCGGACGCCGAGCCCGCCTTCGTGCGGCACCGCTACGGCATCGTCAAGGCGGACGGGGCGGGCTTTCCCGGCACCGTCATCGGCCAGGTGATCGAGGGCCTGGACGTGGCCCGCCGCCTCGGGCCCCGGGATGCCATCCATGGTATAACCTTGAGTTAA
- the obgE gene encoding GTPase ObgE gives MFIDRATIKVKSGAGGNGAVAFRREKYVPHGGPSGGDGGNGGSVVLRATEDLQTLLDFRYKKEFVAEPGGKGENKNMTGKNSPDLVIKVPCGTVVYDADSGDLLADLSHAGDSYVAAAGGKGGRGNQHFATPTNRAPQYAEPGGPDFARNLRLELKLLADVGLVGLPNAGKSTLISVISAAKPKIADYPFTTLQPQLGVVQFPDGDQVVVADIPGLIEGAHTGAGLGHEFLRHVERTRILLHVLDASGGPEGRDPLNDWETINAELAKYSPELAQRPMVAVLNKLDLPEAQENLPRLTAALEAQGCPIFTISAATREGLTPLLNYVRHRVRELPPPPSFLPTPQEAPKPVSKTFTIHKQNGVYVVRGEQIERLLEMTNMDSPEALLKLQRAWTRLGLTDALLAHGIQDGDTVQIGSLEFDFVV, from the coding sequence ATGTTTATCGATCGTGCAACCATCAAGGTCAAAAGCGGCGCCGGGGGTAACGGCGCCGTCGCATTCCGCCGGGAGAAGTACGTCCCCCACGGCGGGCCGTCCGGCGGGGACGGCGGCAACGGCGGCTCCGTCGTTTTGCGCGCCACCGAGGATCTCCAGACCCTCCTCGACTTCCGCTACAAGAAGGAGTTCGTCGCCGAACCCGGCGGCAAGGGCGAGAACAAGAACATGACGGGCAAGAACTCGCCCGATCTCGTGATCAAGGTTCCCTGCGGGACCGTGGTCTACGACGCCGACAGCGGCGACCTGCTCGCCGACCTGAGCCATGCGGGCGACTCCTACGTCGCGGCTGCGGGCGGCAAGGGCGGACGCGGCAACCAGCACTTCGCCACTCCCACCAACCGCGCCCCCCAGTACGCCGAGCCCGGCGGCCCGGACTTCGCCCGCAACCTGCGCCTGGAGCTCAAGCTCCTGGCCGACGTGGGCCTGGTCGGCCTGCCCAACGCCGGCAAGTCCACCCTGATCTCGGTCATCTCGGCCGCCAAGCCCAAGATCGCCGACTACCCCTTCACCACCCTCCAGCCCCAGCTGGGCGTCGTCCAGTTCCCGGACGGCGACCAGGTGGTGGTGGCCGACATCCCGGGCCTGATCGAGGGCGCCCACACCGGGGCGGGCCTCGGCCACGAGTTCCTGCGCCACGTGGAGCGCACCCGGATCCTCCTGCACGTGCTGGACGCCTCGGGGGGCCCCGAGGGCCGCGACCCGCTCAATGACTGGGAGACGATCAACGCCGAGCTCGCGAAGTACTCGCCCGAGCTGGCCCAGCGCCCCATGGTCGCGGTGCTCAACAAGCTGGATCTGCCCGAGGCCCAGGAGAACCTGCCCCGGCTGACGGCGGCGCTCGAAGCCCAGGGCTGCCCGATCTTCACGATCTCGGCGGCGACCCGCGAGGGGCTCACCCCCCTGCTCAACTACGTCCGGCACCGGGTCCGCGAGCTGCCCCCGCCCCCGAGCTTCCTGCCCACCCCGCAGGAGGCCCCCAAGCCGGTCAGCAAGACCTTCACCATCCACAAGCAGAACGGGGTCTACGTGGTCCGCGGCGAGCAGATCGAGCGTCTGCTCGAGATGACCAACATGGACAGCCCCGAGGCCTTGCTCAAGCTCCAGCGCGCCTGGACCCGCCTCGGCCTCACCGACGCCCTGCTCGCCCACGGCATCCAGGACGGCGACACGGTCCAGATCGGCAGCCTCGAGTTCGACTTCGTGGTCTAG
- the proB gene encoding glutamate 5-kinase — MERILVVKVGTSTVATPHGLNGKALMRLAGAVSDLAERGWRTLIVTSGAVGAGRARLGMTEKPRTIASKQAAAAVGQGLLMHAYETFLAPLGLASAQLLLTRADLADRQRYLNASNTLRALLDHDVRVVPIINENDSVAIDELKFGDNDTLSALVAQLVDADWLAILSDVDGLYDKNPHQHPNAALIPEVAELTPEIEALAGGAGSDVGTGGMVTKLAAARIATSSGIPMALMAGQDPAQLVALAEGRTVRGTIFRAREDRLEARKRWLAFGMGVRGTLSLDEGAVRALVQDHKSLLPAGIRAVEGDFLPGETVSLRDAAGRELARGIANYGASELRRIQGRKSSEVEALLGFKVADEVIHRDNLVIL, encoded by the coding sequence GTGGAGCGGATCCTCGTCGTCAAGGTCGGCACCAGCACCGTCGCAACCCCGCACGGACTCAACGGCAAGGCGCTCATGCGCCTTGCCGGCGCCGTCTCCGACCTGGCCGAGCGCGGCTGGCGCACCCTCATCGTCACCTCGGGGGCGGTGGGGGCGGGTCGCGCGCGGCTCGGGATGACCGAGAAGCCTCGCACCATCGCCTCCAAGCAGGCAGCCGCAGCGGTGGGCCAGGGCCTGCTGATGCACGCCTACGAGACGTTCCTCGCGCCTCTGGGCCTTGCGAGCGCGCAGCTGCTCCTGACCCGCGCGGATCTCGCCGATCGCCAGCGCTACCTGAACGCCTCCAACACGCTCAGGGCCCTCTTGGACCACGACGTGCGGGTGGTGCCCATCATCAACGAGAACGACTCGGTGGCCATCGACGAGCTGAAGTTCGGCGACAACGACACCCTCTCGGCGCTGGTCGCCCAGCTGGTGGACGCCGACTGGCTCGCGATCCTCTCGGACGTGGATGGCCTCTACGACAAGAATCCCCACCAGCACCCGAACGCCGCCCTCATCCCCGAGGTCGCCGAGCTGACGCCCGAGATCGAGGCCCTCGCGGGCGGCGCCGGCTCGGACGTGGGGACCGGCGGCATGGTCACCAAGCTTGCCGCCGCGCGGATCGCCACCTCGTCGGGCATCCCCATGGCCCTCATGGCGGGCCAGGACCCCGCCCAGCTCGTCGCCCTCGCGGAGGGCCGGACGGTGCGCGGCACCATCTTCCGGGCCCGCGAGGACCGGCTGGAGGCGCGCAAGCGCTGGCTCGCCTTCGGCATGGGGGTTCGCGGCACGCTGAGCCTGGACGAGGGAGCCGTGCGCGCGCTCGTCCAGGACCACAAGAGCCTCCTGCCCGCGGGGATCCGCGCCGTCGAAGGCGACTTCTTACCCGGCGAGACGGTCTCGCTGCGCGACGCCGCCGGCCGGGAGCTGGCCCGAGGGATCGCGAATTACGGCGCCTCCGAGCTGCGCCGCATCCAGGGCCGCAAGAGCTCGGAAGTCGAGGCGCTGCTCGGCTTCAAGGTGGCCGACGAAGTAATCCACCGCGACAACCTCGTCATCCTCTAA
- a CDS encoding NHL repeat-containing protein: MRLILPTALSLLVLATACARVPPLASPGTSLLVTPSLFAGSRVQAVVAPKTAADIHRLDLILEIQTAPEEFAPISALTGQPTTLSDPNALTKTLTAPIDFNRATLLGNLRPQTTYRVLARAYDAAGNLISTDDERCAATVAVGNNDQSAIAARLPVKLVDTVFAGRASVTINLLGPASASLILTDLTAPRASYPSLTQASASRVVTVSNLRPTTNYQLLATSYDASGQPLSTASATLAVANDDALASMSIDVPAVKSDLVANLKVPMGVAVDRNGFIYVVESALNQIKKYDASGVLQTTFTDPAIVQPRGLAVDAANNLYVTTIGGDNVLVFSPTGTLERTLTGLANPKGVAVDAAGNVYVASSGNSRVFKFLPGATSSTTVVASNTNSGEGVAVDGLGTLYYTATGNGKVYKLVNGLPTLLASGLTGAAGLTVDPFGNVYVAVRGDGRIAKILPGGTVLNSAIGFTTVQVIAQAPNGQLYVSDSGFSGAKDKLIRLQ, encoded by the coding sequence ATGCGCTTGATCTTGCCAACGGCCCTATCGCTTCTCGTGCTGGCGACCGCTTGCGCGCGAGTCCCGCCCCTGGCGTCGCCTGGCACGTCGCTGCTCGTCACTCCGAGCTTGTTCGCGGGCTCGCGCGTCCAGGCCGTTGTCGCCCCCAAGACGGCAGCCGACATCCATCGTCTGGACCTCATCCTGGAGATCCAAACCGCCCCCGAGGAGTTCGCGCCGATCTCGGCGCTGACGGGCCAGCCCACGACCCTCTCGGACCCCAACGCGCTGACCAAGACCCTCACGGCCCCGATCGACTTCAACCGGGCGACGCTGCTCGGCAACCTCCGCCCCCAGACCACCTATCGGGTGCTCGCCCGTGCCTACGATGCCGCCGGCAATCTGATCTCGACCGACGACGAGCGCTGTGCCGCCACCGTTGCGGTGGGCAATAACGACCAGTCGGCCATTGCTGCCAGGCTGCCCGTCAAGCTGGTCGATACCGTGTTCGCGGGCCGGGCGAGCGTGACGATCAACCTGTTGGGCCCCGCTTCCGCCTCGCTGATCCTCACCGACCTGACGGCCCCGAGGGCCAGCTATCCCAGCCTCACCCAGGCGAGCGCATCCCGCGTCGTGACCGTCTCGAACCTCCGGCCGACCACCAACTACCAGCTGCTCGCAACTTCCTACGACGCCAGCGGCCAACCGCTCTCGACCGCGTCGGCGACCCTCGCCGTCGCCAACGACGACGCCTTGGCCTCGATGTCGATCGACGTGCCGGCTGTGAAGAGCGATCTCGTTGCCAACCTCAAGGTGCCCATGGGGGTGGCGGTGGATCGGAACGGCTTCATCTACGTCGTGGAGTCGGCCCTCAACCAGATCAAGAAGTACGACGCGAGCGGCGTCCTGCAAACCACCTTCACGGACCCTGCCATCGTCCAGCCGCGCGGGCTCGCGGTGGACGCCGCCAACAACCTGTACGTCACGACCATCGGCGGTGACAACGTGCTGGTCTTCTCGCCAACCGGGACGCTCGAGCGAACCTTGACGGGCCTTGCCAATCCCAAGGGGGTGGCGGTGGACGCCGCGGGCAACGTGTACGTCGCAAGCTCCGGGAATAGCAGGGTCTTCAAGTTCCTGCCCGGCGCCACCTCCTCGACGACGGTAGTCGCGAGCAATACGAACAGCGGCGAGGGGGTGGCCGTGGATGGGCTGGGGACGCTCTACTACACCGCCACAGGCAACGGCAAGGTCTACAAGCTGGTGAACGGCCTGCCCACGTTGCTCGCTTCGGGCCTCACGGGCGCCGCTGGTCTCACGGTGGACCCCTTCGGGAACGTCTACGTGGCGGTACGAGGCGACGGCAGGATCGCCAAAATCTTGCCGGGCGGCACGGTCCTTAATTCCGCGATCGGGTTCACGACCGTGCAGGTGATCGCCCAGGCGCCGAATGGTCAACTCTACGTGAGCGATTCCGGCTTCAGCGGCGCAAAGGACAAGCTTATTCGGTTGCAGTGA